A section of the Hirschia baltica ATCC 49814 genome encodes:
- a CDS encoding FecR family protein: protein MGIQSQNQGAPRIYQINALANKKPMWTEDRVTFDNIALSSAISVFSRYTSKNIEIAEPDLRDHKISGAFALTDLPSFIQSVELITKSQAIETDDNITITSKN from the coding sequence ATGGGCATTCAATCCCAAAATCAGGGCGCACCTCGCATTTATCAGATCAACGCATTGGCAAATAAAAAACCCATGTGGACGGAAGATCGCGTGACATTTGACAATATTGCCTTGTCATCGGCAATTTCTGTTTTTTCTCGCTACACATCTAAAAATATAGAAATTGCTGAGCCTGATTTGCGTGATCACAAAATCAGTGGTGCATTCGCACTGACCGACCTCCCATCTTTTATCCAAAGTGTAGAGCTGATCACCAAATCGCAAGCTATCGAAACAGATGACAACATTACGATTACAAGCAAAAACTGA
- a CDS encoding FecR/PupR family sigma factor regulator, giving the protein MSRINEPENLESLAFDEAADWLLKIEADPSIGVSDIFEKWLMASPANLNAYNKVQET; this is encoded by the coding sequence GTGAGCAGAATTAACGAGCCAGAAAACCTTGAAAGCCTCGCATTCGACGAGGCCGCAGATTGGTTGCTCAAAATAGAAGCCGACCCATCAATTGGTGTGAGTGACATTTTCGAAAAATGGCTGATGGCTAGTCCTGCAAACCTGAATGCTTACAACAAAGTTCAAGAGACATGA
- a CDS encoding TonB-dependent receptor: MKQCSILRTMLMSATTIGTVGSLSAYAEQATTLAAANVAAEAEADLTQDVIIVTGTRRALSIQDVPINITALSGEDIAKERIDDIRDLAAFTPGLAVLDTGPRSSGSIILRGLGADDTGSFGSNADNALATYLGEVPLYLDFKLIDIERVETLLGPQGTLYGLGTLAGAIRYIPERPNAESIEGYAHFRTAYTEHSDDLSFVGDGAINIPIIEDKLAFRTTLGIYDEAGFIDYTRLLKEPGVSLPQQFGADYSLGSAEFIEENTRVDQDVNYEKTITSRNQLGFYPTEWLDLNLTYAYQKTETGGRQAVGDPIFGLGDYDAPWRYLEPSERESQLFALEANVEVGSFAKMVATIARTEATVDSSADVTDLLLDLDYDYELFPAFSGYTDSDQEREQLNAEVRFVSDHGGPISWVIGGFYNELKLDSTYFEILPGYPEWAGFERPDEIEYASFVDSTTEEVAAFGEATYQITDKFQITAGARYFEYTAEVEGGQALPFFQDYPEINFRSRAGDTSDDGVVWKFNSSYNITDDVMVYGTYSKGYRIGGVNRVAPCVLPLPAGQNLCALPDELSYGPDETINKELGIRTTTFDGKLIFNMAVFQIDWEGIQLAGQTVNGAIGITVNGAEALSEGFEMSFKAEPIDHLVFTGSFGYTDATLTADVPGLLQDRPNGKVDVLAGDRLPGSPKESGALGVSYMVPLESGADISMRWTAAYTGDVLTRVGARAFGETLPAYTTHNAAITYDKDAWSFSLFASNLFDEYAITSVGNDLSRTFINDDVASRYYARNVLTPRRIGLETKYRF; encoded by the coding sequence ATGAAACAGTGCTCAATTCTACGTACGATGCTGATGTCAGCCACGACAATCGGTACAGTTGGTTCACTCAGCGCATATGCTGAGCAAGCAACAACTTTAGCAGCAGCAAATGTCGCAGCTGAAGCAGAAGCTGACCTTACACAAGACGTTATCATAGTCACAGGAACGCGCCGCGCTCTTTCCATTCAAGATGTTCCCATCAACATTACGGCTCTATCAGGCGAAGACATCGCCAAAGAACGCATTGATGACATCCGTGATCTTGCAGCATTCACTCCCGGTTTAGCCGTCCTAGATACAGGTCCACGAAGTTCGGGGTCCATCATTCTTCGCGGACTAGGTGCAGATGACACAGGAAGCTTTGGAAGCAATGCTGACAACGCATTGGCCACTTACCTTGGTGAAGTACCACTCTACCTCGACTTCAAACTCATCGACATTGAACGTGTTGAAACGCTTCTGGGTCCACAAGGAACTCTCTATGGTCTGGGAACGCTCGCAGGAGCTATTCGCTACATCCCCGAACGTCCGAATGCAGAATCAATTGAAGGCTATGCTCACTTTAGAACAGCCTATACCGAACACTCTGATGATTTGAGTTTTGTTGGGGATGGAGCGATCAACATTCCGATCATTGAAGACAAGCTAGCATTTAGAACCACGCTTGGAATTTACGACGAAGCGGGTTTCATAGACTATACAAGACTACTAAAAGAGCCTGGCGTTTCTCTTCCACAACAATTTGGCGCTGATTACAGCTTGGGATCAGCTGAATTCATTGAAGAAAATACACGCGTCGATCAAGACGTAAACTACGAAAAAACGATAACATCTCGAAACCAACTTGGTTTTTACCCTACAGAATGGTTGGATTTAAACCTAACTTACGCCTATCAAAAAACTGAAACAGGTGGTCGCCAAGCTGTGGGTGACCCTATCTTTGGGCTAGGTGACTATGATGCACCATGGCGCTATTTGGAACCATCCGAACGCGAGTCTCAGCTTTTTGCGCTTGAAGCAAATGTAGAAGTTGGATCATTTGCAAAAATGGTTGCAACAATTGCCCGCACAGAAGCAACAGTCGACAGCTCAGCCGATGTCACAGACCTTTTGCTGGACCTAGATTATGACTATGAATTGTTCCCAGCATTTTCTGGTTACACAGATTCAGACCAAGAGCGTGAACAGCTAAACGCAGAAGTGCGTTTTGTATCTGACCATGGCGGCCCAATCAGCTGGGTTATCGGTGGTTTCTACAATGAGTTAAAGCTGGACTCGACCTATTTTGAAATTTTGCCCGGCTACCCAGAATGGGCAGGTTTCGAACGTCCAGATGAAATTGAATATGCATCTTTCGTTGACAGTACAACAGAAGAAGTGGCCGCATTTGGTGAAGCAACATACCAAATTACAGATAAGTTCCAGATAACTGCTGGTGCACGTTATTTTGAATACACAGCTGAAGTTGAAGGTGGGCAAGCGCTCCCATTCTTCCAAGACTATCCCGAGATCAACTTCCGCAGTCGCGCAGGTGATACATCTGATGATGGTGTGGTGTGGAAATTCAACTCTTCCTACAACATAACAGATGATGTCATGGTTTATGGGACATATTCAAAAGGATACCGTATCGGTGGTGTGAACCGTGTTGCACCATGTGTGCTACCGCTTCCAGCTGGTCAGAATCTATGTGCCCTGCCAGATGAACTTTCTTATGGTCCAGATGAAACCATCAACAAAGAACTTGGTATAAGAACAACCACTTTTGATGGTAAACTCATTTTCAACATGGCAGTATTCCAAATTGACTGGGAAGGCATTCAGCTAGCTGGTCAAACGGTGAATGGTGCGATCGGTATCACGGTGAACGGTGCAGAAGCTCTTTCAGAAGGATTTGAGATGTCCTTCAAAGCAGAGCCAATAGACCACCTCGTATTCACGGGAAGCTTTGGATACACAGATGCAACTCTAACTGCTGATGTCCCAGGCCTCTTGCAAGACCGTCCAAATGGTAAAGTCGATGTTCTCGCAGGTGACCGTCTACCCGGTTCACCAAAAGAATCTGGTGCGCTTGGTGTTTCTTACATGGTGCCATTGGAAAGCGGCGCTGACATATCCATGCGTTGGACAGCAGCCTATACTGGTGATGTTCTTACACGTGTGGGAGCCCGTGCGTTTGGTGAAACTCTACCAGCATACACAACCCACAATGCTGCGATCACTTATGATAAGGATGCTTGGTCATTCTCTCTATTCGCTAGCAACCTATTCGACGAATACGCAATCACATCGGTTGGAAACGACCTCAGCCGAACATTCATCAATGATGATGTGGCATCGCGCTATTACGCACGCAATGTGCTGACACCGCGTAGGATTGGTCTCGAAACAAAATACAGATTCTAA
- a CDS encoding 2-dehydro-3-deoxy-6-phosphogalactonate aldolase, producing the protein MRQTLKDIFADTPIISILRGITPEEALEIGSTILDADIPVLEVTMNSPRPLEAIKILTEKYGTSKLIGGGTVTSVQQVRDIHAVGGRIIVSPNTNTDVIEETKRLGMFSVPGCFTPSEAFEAYYAGADILKTFPCELIGTAGIKALRAILPEDALLAAVGGINAGNLADFVKVGTNGFGVGSAIYTSDKSIADIKAGTVEMVSSVRAAFQH; encoded by the coding sequence ATGAGACAGACTTTAAAAGATATTTTTGCAGATACCCCGATCATTTCTATTTTAAGGGGCATCACACCTGAAGAAGCACTTGAAATTGGCTCAACGATACTGGATGCAGACATTCCCGTTTTAGAAGTCACAATGAATTCTCCTCGACCGCTTGAAGCCATTAAAATACTGACTGAGAAATATGGCACATCAAAGCTGATAGGCGGCGGTACAGTGACCTCTGTTCAACAAGTCAGGGACATACACGCCGTTGGAGGCCGCATTATTGTATCCCCCAACACAAATACAGATGTCATTGAAGAAACAAAACGTTTGGGTATGTTCTCAGTTCCAGGATGTTTCACACCTTCAGAAGCATTTGAAGCTTATTATGCAGGCGCGGATATCTTAAAAACCTTTCCATGCGAACTCATCGGCACCGCCGGTATCAAAGCCTTGCGTGCCATCCTTCCTGAAGACGCCCTTCTTGCGGCTGTTGGCGGCATTAACGCTGGAAACTTGGCAGACTTTGTGAAAGTCGGTACGAATGGATTTGGAGTTGGTTCCGCAATCTACACATCGGACAAATCAATAGCAGACATTAAGGCTGGTACAGTAGAGATGGTTTCTTCTGTTCGCGCCGCTTTTCAACATTGA
- a CDS encoding RNA polymerase sigma factor, whose protein sequence is MSMAFKLEKLYRDNFQTLVAFARSKGCLPDVAEEIVQDAFTRLNKYEAFDEIENEIAFLRTIIVNIIRDRFRRHKITPVLIDYEDLNDELKSDAPGPEASHMSKTLLRQTMDDINELPEVTKHIFTAYRIQEKTYQQISQENNISISIVRRHLRDAIVHLTQRRERREQN, encoded by the coding sequence ATGAGTATGGCCTTCAAATTAGAGAAATTGTATCGTGACAATTTCCAGACCCTTGTGGCGTTCGCACGGTCTAAAGGTTGCCTTCCAGATGTCGCTGAAGAAATTGTTCAGGATGCATTTACACGGCTCAATAAATACGAGGCCTTTGATGAAATTGAAAATGAAATCGCATTTTTGCGCACCATTATCGTCAATATAATACGGGACAGATTCCGACGCCACAAAATAACGCCTGTTTTAATTGACTATGAAGACCTAAATGACGAACTTAAAAGCGATGCACCTGGCCCTGAAGCCTCACACATGAGCAAAACACTTCTGCGTCAGACTATGGACGATATCAACGAATTACCCGAGGTTACAAAGCATATATTTACAGCCTACCGCATACAAGAAAAAACCTACCAGCAGATTTCGCAAGAAAATAATATTTCAATATCAATTGTCAGACGACACCTTAGAGATGCAATTGTGCATCTAACGCAGAGACGTGAGCGCCGTGAGCAGAATTAA
- a CDS encoding TonB-dependent receptor plug domain-containing protein, whose protein sequence is MFKTSHFRAGLFLASASIISMASTAMAQETSSAKKDSPRVEDTIIVTGTRQAQRTAFGSLAPIDVISGDAISNGASEDLLDTLAQNVPSFKVQRLPMADGQVFVRPATLRGLSPDQTLVLVNGKRRHRSALLGGNGAQSADLATIPSSAIKRIEVLRDGASAQYGSDAIAGVINIILKDDAGFGGFAQGSQYYEGDGNAYRLGGRAGFDLADNGTLVLSGEYFDNEITSRSRQRPDAIEFQEANPDVDVPNPVQNWGQPERNGYRFTLNSDYDFSTALSGYLFATYGGGEGLSDFNWRNPTSGIFNTSTIYPDFNLLDIYPAGFSPDFGQEDTDLSVTTGLKGAVANDALSWEFSVGYGSNEIEYNISNTINASLGPNSPTSFYIGSLKQDELNVNADFVYVVDFGLADNANIAFGAERRMETYTISPGEEASYLVGPAAAEGLASGSNGFFGFSESQSGEFEQESYAAYLDVELPFTDKFTLGTAARFEDFSEFGNSLTGKISGRYEFTSELALRATASTGFRAPTPGQLFSERNSSGLDTTTLEVFTNGRYSPVGAVAAIINERADVDIKPLDAEESINFTAGLAYQSASGITASIDLYQIDIENRFGTSAGYSLTDEERAQLVALNVTGAETISRVQFYQNDFDTTSKGVDLVLGYKTGELSLLAAYNYNKTEVTGGSLEANSTQKTVFEERLPQHSANFSADYTLGAFVLGSKLRYYGSWTDSSGNSDGDIFQEFGGQAFLDVSAKWNINDTMSFTVGADNVLDTYPDEATFQANRGLIYSRNAPYDTDGGLYYARFNFDF, encoded by the coding sequence ATGTTCAAGACGTCTCATTTTCGCGCTGGCCTTTTTCTGGCATCAGCTTCCATCATTTCTATGGCTTCAACCGCAATGGCACAGGAAACATCCTCTGCCAAAAAAGACTCGCCTCGGGTTGAAGACACCATCATCGTAACGGGTACACGCCAAGCACAACGCACAGCATTTGGCTCACTTGCACCTATTGATGTAATTAGCGGTGATGCTATATCAAACGGCGCATCCGAAGACCTTCTCGACACACTTGCGCAAAACGTCCCATCTTTTAAGGTTCAACGCCTGCCAATGGCTGATGGTCAGGTGTTCGTCCGCCCTGCAACATTGCGCGGCCTTTCTCCAGATCAGACACTTGTCCTAGTTAACGGCAAACGCCGCCACCGCTCTGCTTTGCTTGGTGGCAATGGCGCGCAGTCAGCTGACCTAGCCACAATCCCCTCTTCAGCAATCAAACGTATCGAAGTTTTGCGTGATGGTGCTTCTGCGCAATACGGATCAGACGCGATTGCCGGTGTGATCAACATCATCCTGAAAGACGACGCTGGGTTTGGTGGTTTTGCACAAGGCTCTCAATATTATGAGGGCGATGGGAATGCATACCGCCTTGGTGGTCGTGCTGGTTTTGACCTTGCTGACAATGGTACGCTCGTTCTGTCTGGTGAGTATTTCGACAATGAAATCACATCGCGCTCCCGCCAACGTCCTGACGCCATTGAATTCCAAGAGGCAAACCCAGATGTTGATGTTCCAAACCCTGTCCAAAACTGGGGACAGCCTGAACGCAATGGTTACCGCTTCACTCTAAACTCTGATTATGACTTCTCAACTGCCTTAAGCGGATATTTGTTCGCAACATATGGCGGCGGCGAAGGTCTGTCTGACTTTAACTGGCGCAACCCGACGAGCGGCATTTTCAACACAAGTACAATCTACCCTGACTTCAACCTGCTCGACATCTACCCTGCAGGCTTTAGTCCAGACTTTGGCCAAGAAGACACAGATCTTTCTGTGACAACAGGTCTTAAAGGAGCCGTCGCGAATGATGCATTATCTTGGGAATTCTCAGTTGGGTACGGATCCAACGAGATTGAATACAATATCTCAAACACGATCAACGCATCACTTGGCCCAAACAGTCCAACATCTTTCTACATCGGTTCATTGAAACAAGACGAACTCAATGTGAATGCTGACTTTGTCTATGTTGTGGACTTTGGACTTGCTGACAATGCAAACATCGCTTTTGGAGCGGAACGCCGTATGGAAACATACACAATCTCTCCGGGAGAAGAAGCCTCATATCTTGTCGGTCCAGCTGCTGCAGAAGGACTCGCATCTGGGTCTAATGGTTTCTTCGGTTTCAGTGAGTCTCAATCGGGTGAATTTGAACAAGAAAGCTATGCCGCTTATCTTGATGTCGAGCTACCATTTACGGACAAGTTTACTTTAGGAACTGCCGCTCGTTTTGAAGACTTCTCAGAATTTGGTAATTCACTGACAGGTAAAATTTCTGGACGTTATGAATTCACTTCTGAGCTTGCCCTTCGTGCAACTGCATCGACAGGGTTTCGTGCACCAACTCCAGGTCAACTTTTCTCAGAACGTAACTCTTCTGGTCTAGACACGACCACATTGGAAGTGTTCACGAACGGACGTTACTCCCCTGTTGGCGCAGTTGCAGCCATCATTAATGAACGTGCTGACGTAGACATCAAACCACTCGATGCTGAAGAATCTATCAACTTCACAGCGGGTCTTGCATACCAAAGTGCAAGTGGCATCACAGCCTCCATCGACCTTTACCAAATCGATATTGAGAACCGTTTTGGAACGTCTGCTGGTTATTCTCTCACAGATGAAGAGCGCGCTCAATTGGTTGCACTCAATGTTACGGGCGCGGAAACGATTAGCCGCGTTCAATTCTATCAGAATGATTTTGACACCACTTCAAAAGGCGTCGATCTCGTTTTAGGTTATAAAACAGGTGAGCTGTCGCTTTTGGCTGCTTATAACTATAACAAAACGGAAGTCACAGGCGGAAGCCTTGAAGCCAACTCAACACAAAAGACAGTGTTTGAAGAACGCCTTCCACAACATTCTGCCAACTTCTCAGCAGATTACACACTTGGTGCTTTCGTTCTTGGGTCTAAATTGCGTTATTACGGATCATGGACAGATAGCTCTGGTAATTCTGATGGTGATATCTTCCAAGAATTTGGCGGGCAAGCTTTCCTTGATGTTTCGGCCAAATGGAACATTAACGACACAATGTCCTTCACTGTCGGTGCAGACAATGTGTTGGATACTTATCCAGATGAAGCCACATTCCAAGCTAATCGTGGTCTGATCTATTCGCGTAACGCACCTTATGACACCGATGGTGGTCTATACTATGCGCGTTTCAACTTCGATTTCTAA
- a CDS encoding sugar kinase gives MARIVCFGEMLLRLSSPARERLFQSDKLDTNFVGAEANVGVTLSRMGNDVSMVTVLPDNAIGDACCDTLHKHAVETKNIVRQGERMAIYFLETGAMIRPSAITYDRKYSAFSQAKGDIFNWNEILKGADWLHLSGITLAVSEGAQKASLAAAQAARKLGVKISFDCNYRPSLWTGREAEGIKIIKDVAAHADLIFGGDKDVQLLFGISRNAENPTVSFQAAAQEFFKHCKHVSHICSTNRTVISADSNTLAGFIASRDGFAQTKSWDLFNIVDRIGGGDAFAGGALHKLASGAPLQDIIDFAVATSAVKHTIPGDFNITTEAEVSAMLSSSGGDVKR, from the coding sequence TTGGCACGTATTGTATGTTTTGGCGAAATGCTCCTCCGGCTCAGCTCACCCGCGCGCGAGCGCCTTTTTCAATCAGATAAGCTCGACACAAATTTCGTCGGGGCGGAAGCCAATGTCGGTGTCACACTTTCCCGCATGGGAAATGATGTTTCAATGGTGACTGTTTTGCCAGACAATGCAATTGGTGATGCGTGCTGCGATACCCTTCACAAGCACGCAGTCGAAACTAAAAACATCGTCCGCCAAGGTGAGCGAATGGCGATCTATTTTCTGGAAACTGGTGCGATGATCCGCCCCTCTGCCATTACTTATGATCGTAAATATTCCGCATTCTCTCAAGCCAAAGGCGATATTTTTAATTGGAACGAAATTCTTAAAGGCGCAGACTGGTTACACCTTTCAGGCATCACACTCGCGGTGAGCGAAGGCGCACAAAAAGCAAGTCTAGCAGCTGCGCAAGCCGCTCGAAAACTTGGTGTTAAAATTTCATTCGATTGCAATTATCGCCCCTCTCTTTGGACCGGACGAGAAGCTGAAGGCATAAAAATCATCAAAGACGTTGCAGCACATGCTGACTTAATTTTTGGTGGCGATAAAGACGTTCAGCTATTATTTGGTATTTCACGCAATGCTGAAAACCCAACTGTTAGCTTCCAAGCTGCGGCACAGGAATTCTTCAAACACTGTAAACACGTCTCACATATTTGTAGCACAAACCGCACAGTTATTAGTGCTGACTCTAACACTTTAGCTGGTTTTATTGCGTCCAGAGATGGCTTCGCCCAGACAAAATCATGGGATTTATTCAACATTGTCGACCGTATAGGTGGTGGTGATGCATTTGCGGGTGGCGCACTTCACAAGCTCGCATCAGGTGCACCGCTTCAGGACATCATAGATTTTGCTGTCGCCACCTCAGCCGTCAAACACACAATTCCTGGAGATTTCAACATCACAACTGAAGCTGAAGTCTCGGCTATGCTGTCCAGCTCCGGCGGTGATGTAAAACGCTAA
- a CDS encoding aminotransferase class V-fold PLP-dependent enzyme: MENIHRRTLLKTAPLGALAFTSACQSISKTTQTNQSTSSPNNLAKDEAFWAHIASQYDMKPDIINVENGNWGVMSRPVLNAYIAHTERVNRDNSFFSRREFYGELRPILENLATRLDVSTSELAITRGATEALFNIINGFNKLQAGDGVMIADLDYDSVRDAMRNIAKQNRCELIELTLPEPASFDAIITHYTQALENHPNTKLLLLTHISHRTGLAIPVREITQIAQARGVRVVVDAAHSWGQMDFTLSDLGADFVGLNLHKWIGAPIGVGLMYIREDRLAEVSPNICASDGEQDKIYGRVHTGTSNFAAILTVPDALAFHDMIGPKNKEARLKYLRSLWVDACKDNSRIQILTPEDNRLHAGITSFRLKDITSTTGNKALAEHLLKEHNVFCVHRNGIASGSCIRITPNVYNSPADMSLTAKAVIKTALNYSP, from the coding sequence ATGGAAAACATTCACCGCCGCACACTCCTAAAAACAGCACCTTTAGGAGCGCTTGCTTTTACCTCCGCCTGCCAATCTATATCCAAGACAACTCAAACCAATCAATCAACATCATCGCCAAACAATCTTGCTAAAGATGAGGCATTCTGGGCCCATATCGCCTCGCAATATGATATGAAACCAGACATTATAAATGTTGAAAATGGTAATTGGGGCGTCATGTCCCGACCGGTGCTGAACGCCTATATCGCCCATACTGAGCGGGTAAATCGCGACAATTCATTCTTTTCAAGACGTGAATTCTACGGTGAATTGCGTCCTATTCTTGAAAATCTGGCAACACGCCTAGATGTGTCAACTTCTGAACTGGCCATAACCCGCGGCGCAACAGAAGCCTTATTTAATATCATCAATGGCTTTAACAAACTGCAAGCCGGTGACGGTGTGATGATCGCTGATCTAGACTATGATTCAGTGCGAGACGCGATGCGCAATATTGCGAAACAAAACAGATGCGAATTAATAGAGCTTACACTCCCTGAACCTGCTAGTTTTGACGCAATTATCACGCATTATACCCAAGCATTGGAAAACCACCCCAACACCAAGCTATTGCTGCTTACTCACATAAGCCACCGCACAGGTCTCGCTATTCCAGTGCGGGAGATTACGCAAATAGCGCAAGCACGCGGTGTGCGTGTTGTGGTAGATGCAGCCCATTCATGGGGCCAAATGGATTTTACACTTTCTGATTTGGGTGCAGATTTTGTAGGGCTAAACCTACACAAATGGATTGGTGCCCCGATTGGTGTCGGGCTTATGTATATTCGTGAAGACCGCCTCGCTGAAGTTTCACCCAATATTTGCGCTTCAGATGGCGAACAAGATAAAATCTATGGGCGCGTCCACACAGGCACCAGTAATTTTGCCGCCATACTCACTGTTCCTGATGCCCTCGCTTTCCACGATATGATTGGCCCTAAAAACAAAGAAGCACGTTTAAAATATCTGCGTTCGCTCTGGGTAGATGCTTGCAAGGATAATTCTCGTATCCAGATATTAACGCCTGAAGATAACCGCCTTCATGCCGGCATAACTTCTTTTCGTCTAAAGGACATCACAAGCACAACAGGCAACAAAGCGCTCGCTGAACATTTATTGAAAGAGCACAACGTCTTTTGCGTGCACAGAAATGGCATTGCATCTGGTAGCTGCATTCGCATAACGCCAAATGTTTATAATAGCCCAGCAGATATGAGTCTCACTGCAAAAGCTGTCATAAAAACCGCGTTAAACTACTCGCCATAA
- a CDS encoding gluconokinase, with product MNKAYIIMGVSGAGKSTIGALIAEQLDVPFVEGDDFHPRENVDKMSSGQALTNDDRRAWIEQLAGEINTIDGHSVASCSALNDVVRNWLNQHIKAEVCFVCLQGSRALLLERLRARKGHFFKDDMLDSQLQAFDLPEGAICVDIDASPEEISANIMRKISAEANI from the coding sequence ATGAACAAAGCGTACATTATTATGGGTGTTTCAGGAGCAGGAAAATCCACAATAGGGGCTTTGATAGCAGAGCAATTGGACGTCCCTTTTGTAGAAGGAGATGATTTTCATCCTCGAGAGAATGTCGATAAAATGTCATCTGGACAAGCATTGACCAATGACGACCGTCGCGCTTGGATTGAACAATTGGCGGGTGAAATCAATACAATTGATGGCCACAGCGTGGCCTCTTGTTCTGCTCTAAATGATGTTGTTCGAAATTGGTTAAATCAGCACATTAAAGCTGAGGTTTGTTTTGTCTGTTTGCAAGGAAGCCGTGCATTATTGCTAGAGCGTTTGCGTGCGCGTAAAGGACATTTCTTCAAGGATGACATGCTGGATTCACAATTGCAGGCATTTGATTTACCTGAAGGTGCAATATGCGTGGATATAGATGCATCTCCCGAAGAAATTAGCGCGAATATCATGCGCAAAATTTCAGCAGAGGCAAATATTTAA